Sequence from the Cydia fagiglandana chromosome 8, ilCydFagi1.1, whole genome shotgun sequence genome:
tgtatgagaaatcaataatcgctgaaccgatttagttgaaatttggtatgtagataggtattgttatggggaaggatatagaatagatttcaacctcaaagtttacccttacggggtgaaggcagatttcaaccccaaagtttacccttacggggtgaagggtttatatggggaatcagtaagaagtacattgtgtaacagatgcccccagatacttatttcaggatttttaatagtaaatcacccccaaccctttaaattaggggatggaagattgtcataaacaacttacaaaaataagtgaaatcccatcaaaaacattttgatgtaaaatgttgcccaaacgaaaccataaggctcgcactgtcaaaaagttatcagatctcttgccaagcttctaactctacaagccctctaactttactagctctacaccaaaagtgtgtggcttggccgtttcgtttctacaagaactattgtatgtaagtataatacaaaaaccgcccaaatgcgagtcgcactcgcgttccaagggttctgtacattacacaatttttaacaatatattttttttagagaaaagtgaataaaatgtctttaaaaaacccgtaggtatcggaaaactaggtacttaagtccgactcacgcttgactgcacatttctaataggttttcctgtcatctataggaagagagctaatatgtgtattttttcataattttagacccagtagtttcggagataagggggggggggaatggtcattttttgcgtattttcttaaataacttctaaactatttattttaaaattatgaaaaaatatatctgagattcttacaatgagccccttcgtttgatatatatatatatatatataatttattgaacaataagctaaataaagtacattattattacaagacccatcgtgggcaaaaccttgaggaggtttgtatgccgatggggagttcgagaaaataacatgacaatatacatatctatcttatactaattaaaattctaacaaaattctcttatattaattcatattctaattctcttatattaattataacaagatatagtttttttttattctatttatcattcatctcaaaagtgacccctttatttgaatttctattatttactttacatgtatgtccttgggctatagacttacatgtgtataccaaatttcaacttattggtgcagtagttgcggagcaaataggctgtgacagacggacagccagacacacgagtgatcctataagggttcagtatttttccttttgaggtacggaaccctaaaaataatgaatttaataaatttttcaccttatgcccatgtggcggtagcgaaacagccaagccacatattttgactaaggtgtagagttagtgaagttagggcttgtagagtttgaagcttggctcgacaagagatctgacaactttttgacagtgcgagtcttatggtttcgtcttagcaacaaaatttacatgaaaatgtgtttggtgggatatttttttacagtataaatagagtctgaccagcgagtcgctgcacaagcatttttacagaattcttcatatggcaacaattttatctgtcaaaagtgtcaaacaACTGTCAAAATGTTGACAGCTTCTGTTACCAAACAATATTGATATTTGTGTCACATTTATGTGAGTTTTTATTTGCAAACATATGTTTGACCAGCGAGTCGCTGCACAAGCGTTTTTAGAGAATTCTATATATGGCAATAATTTTagctgtcaaaagtgtcaaaaatattgtcaaaCGAGTTTACACATAACCTAGATTCTCAAATTCTCATGTTAGTTCATTCGTTACGGAagtttatagtttatatcgtaTTATAATGGCTAAACCGATTAGAAGCAGTGTGAGGAGCATGTTATTTAAGATAATCTGTAACTATAATCAAGTTCGACACGACGAAAATGAGAGATTACTAGAAAAGAAGCGAATATTGGACGAAATCATTCAGGCGACCGGTAAGTCATTATCAAACAATGTTGATGCTTCTtgtaccaaatttaatttacgAGATAGGAACATTTGTTTGTATTACTAaacttatgatttatttatattacagcgGGCGTAGATGACGAAAATGTTAGAGAAACTATTCAAAAGCTAGCAAGCGAACTGAAGAATGTTATTGATAATAACGCATCAGAATCAAGTTATTTAGAGAAAGTGTCTACTATGACaggtaatataaataatctatattttCACATCTaggtttattaatattttagtgttcttttgttaaaattcctattgttaaaactgtttttttttcaggtgcAAGCATTCGTACACTACGCACAATTAAAAAAGAGGGTTCTATTAACCAAGGCCAATGGAATACGCCAGGGAAAAAACGACCCCGGCCACCAACTGTGTCAAATTTAGACAATTTTGATGTGTCAGCCAtccgtaataaaattaatgagttTTATTGCGTCAAAAAGCAGGTACCTACTCTAAGAGCCTTACATGCGGATTTGAAAGAATCTATAGGATTCTCAGGATGTTGTGAAACACTGAGGAAAATACTACACGAGAACGGatttgagtttaaaaaaaataaagaagagCGCTCCATCCTCATGGAAAAGTTTGAAATATCTGGGTGGAGGCAAAGGTTTCTTAGAGCTATACATAAAAAACGGgaagaaggaaaaaatattgtgtatctTGATGAGACATATGTCCATCAAAATTACAGACCGAAGAAGTCATGGCAAGGGCCTTCAACTTCCGGTTTAGTTGAAAAAATTTCCTCGGGTAAGCGGCATATTATAGTGCATGCTGGATCAGAGCAAGGATTTGTGCCCAATGCTTTGCTTGTTTTTAGCACAAAATCCAAAGCAGCTGACTATCATGATGACATGAACAGTTCTAATTTTTTAAAGTGGCTACGAGAAATGTTAATCCCAAATTTGACTGAGCCCAGTGTAATTGTTATGGACAATGCCAGTTACCAtgtaacacaaataaataagcCTCCAACTATGCACAGCTTAAAGGCTGATATTCAAAAATGGCTAAGGGAAAATAATATCCCATATGAAGAGTGTTTCAAAAAGGAGGAATTGATGTGCCTCGTTGAGGAAAATAAAATTGGTCCCATATATGCAGCAGAGGAGTTATTGAAGCAGCATGGGCATGAGGTCCTTAAATTGCCTCCATACCATTGCGATCTAAACGCTATTGAGTTGATATGGAGCCTCACAAAGCGAAAAATAGCCAGCAGAAATGTGGGGCTACCGGGTTCAGATACGGAAAACTTGATCCGAGAATGTTTTGCAATGATTACCCCGGAAGattggaaaaaaagtacagacCATGTAATAAATGTGGAACGAAAATACAAGTCTAAGGCAACATTACAGACACTGAACTAGCTCCATTCATAATAGAAGTTCGGGAAAGTGACAATGACAGTGATAGTTCTCTGTCAGGAATTGAATTTCTTGAATCCGATTTCGATTATgattcttaaataaataggcACCTTCTTTATAAACTAACAATATTAAAAGTAGATTGAAACTAAATTGTGTTTTCTTTCACCTACCGTCAGTTCAGCTCCATTATACAATATGTgactttttattattactaactTTATAAGTACAACGGGAAGCATAAATATTTCCCTTGTGAAGGTTTACTTTAATAGCACAAGGGAAATATTTATGCTTAATAAATAATCGCCTGTAATTAACCCGAgttcaaaacttcaaaataaaacacaaataaagtaatttttaatcctatcaaaaatataaatgtcatatgagaaccaagttcaatattatgaCATATGCCTTGGTTGTTGACTTCAACGACCAAAGAAATGAGATTTAAAGGGTGCCGTTTAATGGTCAGTCCtgaaatttatttgtaacaacaaaGTATCATTTTCTATAACTTAGGAATCTTAGGataatataataacttactttttgtacagttgaagtaaagatatttatgtttactacatatttttgtaatgaTTGACTGATTAGTCTACTAACAATTCGTTCCTTCGTTTTTTAGTATCTCTGATAATAATGATAACTATtcaatcatatttttaatttttaagtgggCTAAATTAGAAGCCAGGGGTTATAATTGCATTGCAACGATATCCTCAGTCTGTTTACTGTATTAAATTTACAGTCTGCTACGTTGCAGACTTCAGTCAGTCactaatcaaaacaaaaattaattacgtATGAATTACCAAGTatcaaattactttttttgcacTATGCTTCGTGTTACCAGttaaagattttttgaatttgccgctttttttttgTGCAGCCACTCGCTGGTCAAACtctatttattcgtaacagtaagtattatcttttaacataatttttacagtacatctggtgctacattacgaccggtgctataataagcacgttaaaacactccctttgaccgtgtttcaaaattcgtcactcgttgcataatatctatttttcgcaattctatcgtaaaagaaaagaaaactaacgaagaggttttacgcatacgagggccacactgaaagttttgcgtaacttttgaataaaatcatttataaccataataatacatttattgcttctcaaaatgtttccctttacattctatgcacatattcactcgctcggaccatttttggaagcatgaggcccaatcacttgactgcatgttttcaacgtggtgatgaaacgtagtaactgccttatccggggtcttaaatgtcaaaccccaaattaaatccttaattttgggaaatagatagaagtcacagggtgcaatgtctggattataatccgtataagagacattttccacgttttcgtaattaaaaaatgtttttgcctttattgcggtatcggtggacgcattattatgacgcaggaggatgcggcttctcggtcgtctctcgcggtctttttcaatgactgcgggcacacaaatggtagtgtactactcagtatttaacgttcttttattatttaaaagtacggtacaaaaaagtcgcgtttaaaaaaaacagacgatcaaaatgtttggcaacgcttttggcttgttgaaattctatgggcctcctgtcaccttcgaaagacccattgactggactaatgccttttttccggatcgtagcagtaaatccaggtttcatctcctctaacgatgttatatacagcatttgaactttcttgcttatacttacgcagcatttctcggcaccagtcaaaaagtacctgtttttggactgaagttaattcgtgaagaatccaaagacaacaaggcttcccgacttttaaatattcttgtaaaatcttttgtatttgtctcatacctatccctaattgtcctcaaatttcgtcataggtgattcgtgggttttctttaatgagtcgtctcacagtagccacgtttccttgaatgatcgccgtggacggtcgaccttcacgaaaatcattatctagaataatactgtctctactaaattcaccataccaacgcctcacgatgctcagatgtggtgcttcaatcccaaaagcattttgaaggcaagcactacactcttgcggagtaagcgaacttttaaaatcataacaaaatcatagctctaaaaatattttcgcgttaaagccacgttcaacgcactaacttactttgacaagccattaaa
This genomic interval carries:
- the LOC134666719 gene encoding uncharacterized protein LOC134666719 is translated as MAKPIRSSVRSMLFKIICNYNQVRHDENERLLEKKRILDEIIQATAGVDDENVRETIQKLASELKNVIDNNASESSYLEKVSTMTGASIRTLRTIKKEGSINQGQWNTPGKKRPRPPTVSNLDNFDVSAIRNKINEFYCVKKQVPTLRALHADLKESIGFSGCCETLRKILHENGFEFKKNKEERSILMEKFEISGWRQRFLRAIHKKREEGKNIVYLDETYVHQNYRPKKSWQGPSTSGLVEKISSGKRHIIVHAGSEQGFVPNALLVFSTKSKAADYHDDMNSSNFLKWLREMLIPNLTEPSVIVMDNASYHVTQINKPPTMHSLKADIQKWLRENNIPYEECFKKEELMCLVEENKIGPIYAAEELLKQHGHEVLKLPPYHCDLNAIELIWSLTKRKIASRNVGLPGSDTENLIRECFAMITPEDWKKSTDHVINVERKYKSKATLQTLN